One genomic window of Dunckerocampus dactyliophorus isolate RoL2022-P2 chromosome 7, RoL_Ddac_1.1, whole genome shotgun sequence includes the following:
- the LOC129185292 gene encoding zinc finger BED domain-containing protein 4-like, which yields MIVIDMQPFSIVEDKGFKAFVNLLDPTYIIPNRKALGKMVDDKYKATKEKAMALVSKASAVSLTADMWTSINMDAYLAVTCHFITEEVQLSTVVLGVQKFPQTHTAAHLAEAKDVLMEEWGIKGKVTGLVIDCAPNMIACANLLHLRHIMCFAHMLNLVVKWSLAQTPELEDIRSRGRKIVGHFKSSTTAKQKLFELQRQLARPEHKLIQEVDTRWNSTFAMLERLFNEREPMGAVLASLSSDLTPFTSEDYQAMHQCLDAQKPFHQATVELSEEKQKRLDYGTGLIQTGLTLK from the exons ATGATTGTTATTGATATGCAACCATTTTCCATCGTGGAAGATAAAGGTTTCAAG GCCTTTGTCAACCTTTTGGACCCCACCTACATTATCCCGAATAGGAAGGCCTTGGGAAAAATGGTGGATGACAAATACAAGGCTACCAAGGAGAAGGCTATGGCTCTTGTGAGCAAGGCCTCTGCTGTTAGCCTGACAGCAGACATGTGGACTTCCATTAATATGGACGCCTACTTGGCTGTAACGTGCCACTTTATCACTGAGGAG GTGCAGCTTTCCACAGTGGTTTTGGGGGTTCAAAAGTTTCCCCAAACCCACACTGCAGCTCACTTGGCTGAGGCCAAAGATGTCCTCATGGAAGAGTGGGGAATTAAGGGAAAG GTGACAGGCCTGGTCATAGACTGTGCTCCCAATATGATTGCATGTGCCAATTTACTACATCTTCGGCACATAATGTGTTTTGCACACATGCTGAATTTGGTGGTAAAGTGGTCCCTTGCCCAAACCCCAGAACTAGAGGACATCCGGAGTCGGGGGCGCAAGATTGTTGGGCATTTTAAGTCCAGCACCACAGCCAAACAAAAGCTCTTTGAGCTGCAGCGACAGCTGGCCAGGCCAGAACATAAATTGATTCAGGAG GTGGACACAAGGTGGAACAGTACTTTTGCCATGTTGGAAAGGCTGTTTAATGAAAGAGAGCCAATGGGTGCAGTTCTGGCCAGCCTCTCTTCAGACCTTACCCCATTCACCTCAGAGGACTACCAGGCGATGCACCAGTGCCTGGATGCCCAGAAGCCATTTCACCAGGCCACAGTGGAGCTTTCTGAGGAAAAACAG AAAAGACTGGACTACGGCACTGGTTTGATTCAGACTGGTTTGACTCTGAAATGA